DNA from Tachysurus fulvidraco isolate hzauxx_2018 chromosome 16, HZAU_PFXX_2.0, whole genome shotgun sequence:
AGTCAAGAAAACATCAGACGGAAAGATCGTCCTCATCAGATCAGCCTCTCTCTGACCCCTGAACGATTGTTCATACGAGTGCAAATGAGATTAGGGAAGAAAAGCAGCAACAGGCGAGCCGGTGTTACTCGATTACGCCAATGCCATCTCTGAAGCCTGCGGCCTGCACACAGCCCTTCCACTGAACTGCACGCTAATGTAATTAGTGCTTCCAGAGGCTGTGCTCTGTGATTAAGCAATCAATTTCAGTACAGCACGACTTCCGGCCTCCTCCCCTGTGCCtccacgcacacaaacactcaggaAGGGACCTTTCATTGTTTCTCGTCAAGACAGAATTGCATTATAGCGGTCATCCGACAAGCAAATACGCAACACAAATATTTCTGGTCAGTTTATACGGCCTTTTTCTTTGGAGCCTTTTCATGTATGctgtaatactgtatgttatcaTTTCATGTTCACATTTCCCGCACTAGGCTTTGCTGATGATGACGAAGCAGGATGTTTATAACAGGAGCCTAAAGTAAAAATGACTGAGCTCAGGCAGCCATTAATATAGTAGAAGAATAgaccaaaaaaagaaattgtttttttagcttttaGGTTCATAAACCACCCACAAACGGATGGATCACGTCCGAGCTACACTGAAAACTTAGCATCAACAATACTTGaatactgtttctatagcaaaAGCTAATCCACTGGGACTTAACAAAGACTTTTATTCAACATGGAAGGAGCCTAGACTGGCAGTGCAACGTACCTGAATgattttgtgtcattttataTGTAGTTACTTAATTATAAGCCTTAGGCCCTgaaattatattgtattgtattttcctctcaatttttttttttttttgtaaaactacAGATATAAAATCTGCACCAAATGGAAGGCAGCTGCGTTTAAAAGTTCCTTATTCTGGCCCTATCACGAGAGCGAGTTTCTTAGTAAAGGAACTTTAAAGGTTAAGGTTTGAGGTGGAGCGTTATACCTTTTCAAAACATAACGACAGATAAATTCAAGATTCTAGTGGAAACCGTTTTGAAATCGAAAGACAGGTCCGAAAACTCCCCAAATTCTTGAGTTACGAGAGCTAGACATTTAATACAGCGATCGATTCTGAAACAGCGGAGATCAGCAAACTGGTAAAAATTCTATATTGGTAAATAATAGTACACTGATTCTTTACACAAGTCACACAAACCATGGGTCTTTTTTGACAAAGATAATGCTATGTGGTAAGGAAATAGTACAAAACTTATGTTAGGTTTTGAGATGAAGTTACTGTTTGTAGCTTTTCTAAAAATCTAAACATAATAAATGGTAAGATATGAGGCAGGGTTGAAGTTTACTATTTCAAAACATAGACTAATGAAAGCTGAGGTTAAGTTTAGCgtttactcctttttttttaacatcaaaaTGGTATGAAAgtccttgatgcccgatgacgcctgagataggcaaaggctgcccgtgacccgaggtagttcggataagtggtagaaaatgagtgagtgagtgagtgagtgagtgagtggtatGAAAGTGAAGTTCGGTCGAAAAGCAGGATTAGTTTATCTTTTTCGAAGACCAGAATGTTTCTGAAAGTTAATAtcgaagggaaaaaaaatggtgAACATACAGGTTTAGTGTTTATACCTATTAGAAATTAAAACTGAATGAAATTGTTGTAAATCGGTCAGCTTGATCAATCCCAGTGAGAGTTCTGTTTACACCCTACACAAACATAAGCTCTCTtggtaaaacaaaaaaacaaacaaacttgacTTTAAAAGGAAGTTTCTATATAAAATAAggtaaaatgaagaaataatggcATCCAAGCCAAGGTGGTACCTGAGAAGTGATGTATGTTTTCATACACTCTTCACACACTGGCTTTTTGCAACAGTGCAGGGAAGTGATGGATCTGACAACAAGACACACGCGACACTGTAAGGGGACGTTACCCACGTAGAGAACATTGTTCAACATTGGAGGTTCTACAAGGTCACTCAACGTGtacatctctggaaaatgatCAAGTTCTGGATCTGGATCTGAATTTGAGGAGTCCGTATGAGGTAAAACATACACATCCGACTGAGACGGACTCCCATGTTCCGATGACAGTGTGGTTTCTGAAGGTTTCCTGTAGTTGTCATTGGCTATACAGTATACGGTGCAGTAGACGTGCTCTTTGGATCGGTGATGTTCATCTGCGCTTATGGAATCACGGTTTCCTCCAGAAACATGAAGTTCTGGATCTTCTAATTCCAAGGATGTTAAGAGATCTGGGACTTCTGATCTGGGATTTTCCTCTTCGTCGTGTAGAGAGTTGCTATATAGTCGTGTCCTTCGGTTCCTTCTCTGGTCCAAGTTCTCCAGCATGGAGTCGACTTTGTCCGACTCTCTCGGGGTTTCCACGTTACCGTCACCACCAGTTACAGATGTTTTACGTATTCCAAAATTTCTCTTCAGGATTTCTACCGGTGACGTTGTTCTACACGTGTCTTTATCCCTGCTTTCGTTTTTGTAGTACTGCGAGTCCAAGACATTGTCCACACTCGGCTCCTTGGTCTCTTCGTCTTTCTCTCCAAAATCAGAGCTTTGTGTCCCAACTTCAACAGCCACGTCCGAGACATTATCGACGCTTTCTCCAGTAAAACTAAGCATATTATTCGAGGCCACATTCACGCAGCCGACATCATCTCCCATTCCCGACACACAGACAAGTCCACATTTGTGAAATTGCCTTGTTTTAAACTCCTAAACAAGCGCGCAACTGCCATGAAGCTTCCACTTCCGGctcaagaaacaaaaacaaatccctGTTCGCTTCATCCTGGCTCCCGTTAGCCATTGTAAACGacgtttttcttttaaaatgaaccAAACACACCTTACTGTCCAACTGGGATTCAAAACGCACCATAATAAGTCATGGTAAAGAAAggtaaagagagacagagagagagagtatatcaGTTTGTCAAGCGTCACGCTCCCTTATTATAGTTCTAGGTGACATTTACCGTAAAGCCGGTATAACGAGCGCGATTATAAAAGCGGATCAAATATTACCTCAGAACAATAATAGTAATTCCAGGAAATGTCGTCGTTTCAAATATCGCAATATTCACATGTTTTGTTACGTGTGTACGTGCTTGTTATGCCCAGATGTTTtggtctgcgtgtgtgtgtgtgtgtgtgtgtgtgtgtgtgtgtgtgtgtgtgtgtgtgtgtgtgtatacaattaCGTTTGATAAACGTTTTTGAaaggaacaaaataaaacacgaACTTTACGGGCGCTTGTATAAAAAATACTATGGTACGTGTGTTATGGATGAGatgattatcattattaatgttataaccttgttgttgttgtaagaAAGATGGTGGTTGTTGTAGcagaagtaaaataataataatattattaatactactactactacttctactactactactactactactactactactactactaataataataataataacaataataataacagtagaagtaaaataataataatagaagaagaagatgatgatgatgatgatgatgaagaaaaataacaacaacaacaacaacagtgttcacatcacacaggacctgtcttggtcctgtcacatcaacaccctggtgaagaaggcccggcagtgtctgtaccatctgagacacttaagggacttcaaactaccctctcaagactttctacacctgcaccagtGAGAGCGTCTTGACAgttagcatcacttcctggtttgggaacagcaccatgcaggacaggcgagcccCCCAGAGGGTGGTGTgatcagctgaacgtaccatccacactgagctccctgacctgcaggacatctacagcacacgGTGCCGGACCCAGGATCTGGATCTAGAtctggatctagtactggacctctcccctTCACTGTATTCTGCACACCGTCAACTttacactttaactctggacttgcacaacacagtgccactttatacaccttatacacaccatactgcacatggacactttaaggacaataattaaaaccacacacatttatgtatatttatgtatatgtatatacaatatttttcacttatattttcatattttcatattttatatagttttattttatatagtttacactttttaatttatctacctccttttggatATATTTTTgatcccaaattgcattccttaaTTTTTTATCCAAATTGcatgtttgaataccggacagatgcaaaaagcatttcactgcatgttgtactctgtatgtatgtatatgtgacaaataacatttgatttgatttgatatgaGTAGTTATTATAAGTAATTTaagtacataaatacatttgtataaaTGCATGTAACATAAAcaagaagatagatagatagatagatagatagatagatagatagatagatagatagatagatagatagatagatagatagatagatagatagatagatagatagaatcagaatcagaatcaggtttattggccaagagtgaggacacacacaaggaatttggttccagctgtttgtgactctgctacagacataaataacactatactatagaaactatacaagacaatgcagatgatgagatacaatatagacagaatgagtattaaatatgaatatagaatatgaccgatcagttatgtacataaagtgtgggaagtgcaaataacaatattgtgcaatattatgctttttgtacaatatacagcagcagtagtgtgtgtaatatatacagatgatgtgatgactgacagtcctgataatgcagtacttacagatatgaagcagtgaatataattatggtcagttgttgatcagggtgattttctggggaaagaaactgttcctgtgtctggcagttttagtaagcaaagttctgcagcgcctgccagaagggaggagctgaaagaggttgtgtgcagggtgtgaagggtcagtggtgatttttcctgcccgatcgatagatagatagatagatagatagatagatagatagatagatagatagatagatagatagatagatagatagatagatagatagatagataagtggATTAATATCCACTTATAGTGGATGACCCCTGATCATTACACCCACATGTGGCTATTGTCAAACCATGGGCATCATATTCAAGCCTGTAGTTGAAATGTccctgtgctttgtgcacagggacattgccCACCCAGTCACAAGAACAGCCCACACAGTCAAAGGAACAGCCCAGACTTTGCTCAGCTTTGCTTAATGAGGATCTCATCAAATCATTCATAAGAGTGGCATAGTTCTAGAGGAGATAACTTGACTTATGGTCTCATCATACCATACATTTAtaaagcttgtgtgtgtaacCAATCTGCATTGTTCAGTACAAAAAAATACCTACCCAGAAGGAGGAATTTAAAAAAGCTTCAATACAATCCACACATGTGAATAATTCCATGAAACTAAATCATGTTTTTCCAAAATTTCACAGTAtgttatgtgttgtttttttgtcctcacatgatttgtttattttccaattCTTTTTTCTAGGTTTGATTTATCATATGCTCGACATTTGGTTGGATTTTTCCAAATATTGCATGATCACATTATTTgtatgatgtcacatgcttacTAAAAATGGATATTCAGTTCAGACCATAATTGTACCAGACCACATATAGAGAACTGAAATAATCACATATGAAAAGCATATGATTGTTTTACACATGATTTATCTGAAAGGAAACTCATCCCtggttcattttgttttgacccatttttttttaaatgagctaTTAAAGCCATAAGACCAAGACAAATTTCACAACATTCTCAGAAATCAAACTACCAAAGTGTTGGAACATCAACAGCCTTTGTAGCTTTTGTAGCTTTTTTCTTTAtgacttaaaaaacaaaaagtcttTTCAGACCACTGATGTATCTTTAAAGCTTCGGGCTTAACGCTTTTATTAATTGTTAAAGTTCATGCAATTCTTGCAAAATTCCTTAAAAGCTTTATGTATCCTTGAAGGTATCACCTGACTGACAAGGTAAGATTTTATCAGAGGCTCTAGTGGACATCAGCAGATAAGTTCCTGAGAAAATTAATTGATGATTTATTTTGCTCGGGTTGTGAAGTAAAATCCCAGGTCTGTGTGTATCATGACTATGAACGAGACACTTGTCCAGTTCCGTACATGTCTTATAATCATTCTCCATATTAACAAATGTAAACCTGAACTGTCTTAAGTGAAAGACAATctataaaaacacagacaccagTAAACTGAAAACTGCTAGAATACCAGTCAGCAGGTGCTCGTTAAATTGTGCTGGacgtcactcacacactgctgctggaGCATGACAGCTGTCTCACATAAAGTTGGGACAAGCCAGTAACTAATTAATGCTGCTGCTTGCCATCAGTCACATTCGAAGTGTAGGAGTGGTAAACTGAGATTCCTGGAGAGTGAATATATCCAATGAGAAACCATGGAGCCGTCACAAGCTGTTTATCCGTAAAGAGTGTGTTTAAAGCTTTAGGTCTTTATGTCTCGTCATTATTTCTGACGTCTGAGCCGTTCCATAATGTCACACAGAAAAAATCTGCCATCGTTTCTAGACACAAAGGTGAatcattacactacactatacattatCTTACACACGCTGCAGTTTTGAGCCATACACCAATTCAAATATTACGTGGGACATAAACACAGCTGTGTGTAGCAGCAGGACTGGAAGGAAAGTTTAATATGAACCAGAAAAGGCATATGAGAATATATGAgtgaatactgtatgtcttaAGTATCTTTGTCGAGGACTTTGCTAGACCTTAGACAaccaatattatttttttacaataaaagaCAGGATTAGAAGGGCTAGAAATTAATTATATCTCAGAATGAAGTTCGGTAGCCCTTGagttccttcttcttcttcttcaaaaaaGTTAACTATACTAAATATTTATCACATTTTCAAACCATTTCTATATGATTCCTAGAGGATTTTATCGGAGGAAAATATGCTATAGAAGCACTTCTACAGGATTTTTTAAAGTGATCCATTGGGGTTTCTTTTCAGGTCTATTTGAGAATTTAATTTCTTGTGATATTTTTGTAGAATGTTTCTGAATCGATGTAATcatataaatatgtttacaaCGTTTTATTGTAATTACCAACACAGTATATGTGAGCTTTGAAATGTTGTGTTCTATGAATTATTAACCATTAATAAAGACCAATACAGATTAAGATGCTTAGAGGATGCTTTCTTATGTTAAAATATAGAATACTTTTAAATGTAGGAACTGCTATTACGTTTTCCTTTAAGATTTTATACCTCCCAACACTTTCCAGAAACAAAACATGATATCcagttaaaattttaaaaatcaatatGAGATCATTGATCATCTGGACAAACTGACAGtccataaaaacatttttcaatattcaattaaattttcaaatcaattcaagattatttgtatagcaattttaacaacgggcattgtctcaaagcagctttacagaatataagaaacataatacaaaaagattattatacaaagattaatattaatcaaaagttcaagattactGTGTTATATCATCGTAAATACAGCATGAGCCAACAAATGAAAATGGCTAGATACCTTACAGACATTGCACTATATAAAcctatataatgttttatagtGGAGTTTAACCTTAAGCGATAAGGCCCAATTCTCTGGAAGTCAGTGAACTTGGTATTGTAACCTTCCATCAGTAGCATACGActgtagaaatgaatgaaatgattcGCAGCATTGATTCAGCTTGATTATCAGACAGGTGTCCCAGCTGACTGGATCATTCATAAAACAATAGCTGGACTGAGTTCTTGTCCATACATTTTTGCTGGCAGATGTGCTTTAGACACTGCTGAATAACTTTGCTTCTTTAACCTTTTGCTATATTTAGCAGCCAGTGGAATAACAGTTGTAAATAATAACCAGCCCGGTGTCAAGAACATGAAGCTTATTCAATCTTCACTATAAATCTtaatgcaaaaaagaaagattgaATATTTGTAGCAGACACTGGTAGATCGTTGATTAAGGCTGAGCTGTATCATGATTAACCCTACGATCTGAAGCCAGCTTTCTATCAAGCCTAGATatgtaaaatacaaaatttcTCTGTTCTGTAATGTAACAAATAAAGGCGTTTGGTTCTTCTTATATTTAGTCAACCAACTGATAAGTAAAAATTCCAACCATTTATGAATACAACTTTAAGATCCTGTCAGAAATCCTCTCAGGTTACCTTATGTTTGTTAACTGGCTAGCATTAGTAGTCAGGTTTACAAGCATGTAGCAATACAACTAGATATTTGACTCAACAATCAACTCAAAGTTAaatcattattaacatttttttctcattaaacaACATTTACCATGTAGCATCTTATTTGATATTTAGGGTTCTATTTATTACTCATAAtaactctctggtgtttataacagtttataatcacatcctccagtgtcacccaaatgtagatgaggttcccttttgagtctggttcctcttaaggtttcttcctcttccacctaagggagtttttcctcaccacagtcaccacagtcacctgagtcaactcaggcttgttcattagggataaacacaaacaacaaacaacagcgTGTGCTACAGTACATCTGTCTTTGTAATTTGGCTTTGGATATGAAATATTAAAGCGACAAAGTGTAAGCAGTGTGCAATTGACTCGAAAAAACAGAACTCGCAAGACTAAATATAAGAAGAACAAAACACCTTTATTTGTTACATTACAGAACAGAGAAATTCTGTATTTTACATATCTAGGCTTGATAGAAAGCTGGCTTCAGATCGTAGGGTTAATCATGATACAGCTCAGCCTTAATCAACGATCTACCAGTGTCTGCTACAAATATtcagtctttcttttttgcattaAGATTTATAGTGAAGATTGAATAAGCTTCATGTTCTTGACACCGGGTTGGTTATTATTTACAACTGGGATTCCACTGGCTGCTAAATATAGCAAAAGGTTAATGAAGCAAAGTTATTAAGCAGTGTCTAAAGCACATCTGCCAGCAAAAATGTATGGACAAGAACTCAGTCCAGCTGTTGTTTTATGAATGATCCAGTCAGCTGGGACACCTGTCTGATAATCAAGCTGAATCAATGCTGCgaatcatttcattcatttctacagTCGTATGCTACTGATGGAAGGTTACAATACCAAGTTCACTGACTTCTAGAGAATTGGGGCCTTATCGCTTAAGGTAAAACTCCactataaaacattatataggTTTATATAGTGCAATGTTTGTAAGGTATTTAGCCATTTTCATTTTTTGGCTCATGCTGTATTTACGATGATATAACAGTCACAGTAGGAGGAAATTTCAATCACTTAATATCTGCCAACTATTAACAGACAGTAGAATGACATTGTGGGTTATGTACAAAACCACTGGCCACAGTGAACTTAGAGCAAATTGTACAGTAGTTCATCATAAATATTATGTTGATGATAAATAGTCATATTTAAGTCAAGTGggtttttattctcatttctatatatacacattctATATGTACACATTGGGATGAAATCATTTCCTCATGAACATGGTGCAACACTTCCAGTAAGAGTATGCAAGAGTATGCAGGACAAAAAATGCACAGAATCATTCAATTCTGTGTTCAGGGAATTGTCCTGAAAATGTTTATCTCTATGCTTGAAGCAAAGATGCACCGATGTCTAAAAAACATCCCAGTTATTTGAGGAGCTAGATCAATGTACAAATCAGtgaatgaatttatatattattgttcgagcaaaacattttatttttctgcttaCTAAACTGAACAATTTGTTGGCTGAAAACGTTTACATGATCCATTTTTACCTTTATTCAGTATGACCCTCGAGTGAGCCATAAATCAGATCCAAACATAGACATGAGCACGTAACATGGAAGAGTTTTGCTTAAGGTGGCTCTCTGACAGTCCTGAGATTTGATCTCTAAAAATTCACGTCACAAGCACAGTACAAACAAAAGTAGTGCAGTAGCTATGATTCTTACAAATGCATAGCATAACATTTGAAGAGAGAACAAACCT
Protein-coding regions in this window:
- the rnf217 gene encoding probable E3 ubiquitin-protein ligase RNF217 translates to MGDDVGCVNVASNNMLSFTGESVDNVSDVAVEVGTQSSDFGEKDEETKEPSVDNVLDSQYYKNESRDKDTCRTTSPVEILKRNFGIRKTSVTGGDGNVETPRESDKVDSMLENLDQRRNRRTRLYSNSLHDEEENPRSEVPDLLTSLELEDPELHVSGGNRDSISADEHHRSKEHVYCTVYCIANDNYRKPSETTLSSEHGSPSQSDVYVLPHTDSSNSDPDPELDHFPEMYTLSDLVEPPMLNNVLYVGNVPLQCRVCLVVRSITSLHCCKKPVCEECMKTYITSQVVSGLAEIVCPIPECSGYLAESVVLAHLASENVAKYKYFLELGRLDSGTKTCPKCSLFTSLKGRGEPTHSKVEPKFKIQCSKCELVWCFRCHAPWHEGLKCREYRKGDKLLHNWASIIEHGQRNAQKCPRCKVHIQRVDGCDHMTCRQCNTNFCYRCGEKYRQLRFFGDHTSNLSVFGCKYRYLPEKPHLRRFIRGSVCAGKVLVAPVLIVLVVVIGALALVIGLVAFPIYYICKKNKHPNGMGRWLC